AACCCTCCCTATCTCTGCAATGCTTCGCTGCCAACTGATATCCAGATTGACAAAGACCGAGACTGCGATCAGCTGCCTCAAGTATTTGTCGATAGAGGATGGTTCAATAACCTCGAAGAGGCCAAAGCCCTTGTTGAGGAGCTGCGGCAGAAGACTTGGGATTAAGAAGGGCAGGGGGGCAAGGGGGCAAGGGGGCAGGGGAGCAAGCTTTCTCCCTTCGAGAGACGCAAAGCGAACGACTCCGCTCAGCTAGCGAAGTGGCGCAGTGCCAAAGGTAGAAGAGATGAGAAGTGCAAAATTCAAAATTTTCAATCCCTTGGCGTGCCTTACTCAACTACGCTTAAAAAACGCGAAATCGCCCCAAAACCATGAGTCCCCTACTCCAGCAAATCCTGCAAGAGATTGATCAGCTACCCCTGGATGAGCAAATGCAGGTGCTCGAATACGCCGTCGGCAAAGTCAAGCGACAACTGCTGGTGAGTGAACTCCAACAGCGCTGGAGCGACCTCAAAGGCATTGCCCCCTATCCGCTGCTCGGAGAAGGCGCCCAGGCCTGGGTTAGCAGCACCCGCCGAGGAAACGATAGTCACTGTTCAAAATGCTGACCCAGGCAGAATTTGATCAAATCCTCGATGATCCCTCAAAGCGCATCGACGGCGACATTACCTGGACCAACAGCAACAATACCCTCTGGAGCCAATTCCGCGCCGACATCATCACCAGCAGTGATCACGACCTTTTCATTCAAGGCAGCTACAATCCCGTCATCCCAGCTCTGAGCTACATCCTGATCTACCCCGCCGCAGGCTGCCGCATCTATGGCCTTGACCTAGGCAAAGATCACCGCAACCCCGATGGTCGCCTCGTAGGCGAAACCCACAAACATAGCTGGACAGAAACCTTCCGCGACAAACAAGCCTATGCTCCACCCGACATTACCGCCCCTGCCAGCAACCCTGTCGAAGTATGGCAACAGTTTTGCCAGGAAGCTCGCATCACCCATAATGGCATCATGGCCCCGCCGTCGGACTCACAGCTAGACCTGTTCCTATGACCACCGCCCTCTGCCAACACGTTGCAGAAACCATCGGACAGCTCTACGACTGCGCCGAAATCAACAATGG
This portion of the Halomicronema hongdechloris C2206 genome encodes:
- a CDS encoding DUF6978 family protein, giving the protein MLTQAEFDQILDDPSKRIDGDITWTNSNNTLWSQFRADIITSSDHDLFIQGSYNPVIPALSYILIYPAAGCRIYGLDLGKDHRNPDGRLVGETHKHSWTETFRDKQAYAPPDITAPASNPVEVWQQFCQEARITHNGIMAPPSDSQLDLFL